CGTTGGTAGCATATCTGGGGTCTGCGCGATCCCATTTCAATTCATCGGTACCCCATATGGCAAACTTCCGCATGTTGTGCTGCGCATAGTGGTAATCACCCGCGCGGCCCCATATCATAATCCGCGTCAGTTGCGTTGTTTGTCCGAGGTTAACGGTGAAACGCTGCGGTTCGACCGAGAAGTCATCCGAAGAATGCCATATCGCATCGTCATTATCACTAATATCGTCCCAGATTTTATCCAATGTCCTGCCGGTACCCCTGATGTTGATGTCTTCGCCGTCTAAGTATACCGTACGGAACAGGGACTTATCAAGTTTGATTTCATACAAAGGCGTTCTTTCAAAGAAAACCGTATCCGATTCGTTTTCGAACTTATCAACAATACTGAGGGCAAACCGGCGCGGGTCGGTGTTGAATCCGCGTATGTATTTTTCACCGGTGGGCAACGACGTATAAAGCAGACTATTAAGCTCCAGCACGCCATTGTCGTTGTCCGCCAAAAACGAGATGCCCGCCATTTCTTTTGCCGGATTTTCCCATGAAACTTTTACGCCGCCGAATGCCGGTTCCACCATAAACGATTTCAGGATAGCATCCATAGGCGGTTCTAAAGGAGTGAAGGTTTCAACATGCGGAATCGACTCGACTTCACTATTGTTTACCAGTGTAAGTGTGAGTTCTATCGGAACAACTGCGCCTATCCCGTCAACGACGAGCTTGTTTTGGTAAACAGATGCCCTTACCGTACGTTTTTTACCATTGTATTCGAATGTGCCTTTTACGTACGAGATGTCTTCTTCGTCAGGTAATGTATAGGTTACGCTTGCCCCGCCGTTCGTCGGGGTTATCACCACATTTGCTAACGGCGAAGGAGGCGTACCGTTGGTAGGGGTTTGCCCTATCGGTGGTTCGGAACACGACATGATGAATGCGGAAAACATCAAAAATACAGCCGTATTTAAAATATATCGTTTCATATTTGTACTATTAATTTTTACTTTCATTGTGATTGTATTTATGATTACCAGCCGGGGTTTTGAACAAGATTTCCGTTAATGGTCAGCGAATTAAGGCTAATGGGCCACAGGTAATCCTTGTAAGTGAACTTACGGTTATTGAAATATACGGTGGTCAGGTAATATGTATTGGGGTTCGCACCGGTATAGTCCCATCCGCGCA
This genomic window from Bacteroidales bacterium contains:
- a CDS encoding DUF4959 domain-containing protein, whose amino-acid sequence is MKRYILNTAVFLMFSAFIMSCSEPPIGQTPTNGTPPSPLANVVITPTNGGASVTYTLPDEEDISYVKGTFEYNGKKRTVRASVYQNKLVVDGIGAVVPIELTLTLVNNSEVESIPHVETFTPLEPPMDAILKSFMVEPAFGGVKVSWENPAKEMAGISFLADNDNGVLELNSLLYTSLPTGEKYIRGFNTDPRRFALSIVDKFENESDTVFFERTPLYEIKLDKSLFRTVYLDGEDINIRGTGRTLDKIWDDISDNDDAIWHSSDDFSVEPQRFTVNLGQTTQLTRIMIWGRAGDYHYAQHNMRKFAIWGTDELKWDRADPRYATNEWKADWNLLAECEIIKPSGSAMGTNTAEDIAAAIAGFEFEFDQNVPKVKYIRFEVHETWGKTLTLHVAEISVFGDDRP